Proteins encoded within one genomic window of Tigriopus californicus strain San Diego chromosome 12, Tcal_SD_v2.1, whole genome shotgun sequence:
- the LOC131891859 gene encoding uncharacterized protein LOC131891859 has translation MNMVMRRNLSLLLVQLLLSLVGLVFSAPNEEPIASIAPLCQDGAGNANRTPCVSCIEVGTAYVGFNLLTEPLVSDSDRDCADKCEKQEKCQFWTRDKTRRRCYLKWSRGDDIRSWADHVSGKWNCPIVIQPNTTIRVKKDDESFWHRKEALVPNKTSQMSASLMVPAPNNTSKPLVHVYHRGRGRPVLQGIPATFGRPVSTHFEGHALLVTPSLGCEEIAPPYSIIRMSYLHLFAVIERGECKFIEKVKHAQEAGYEGAIILDNQDHSGFSRITGDDASITIPVIFLLKDEADRFRNMLNIEIIINVVMEDSKFFSPVAKIKLQKTDSLDPSNEAIEVDANPEIRFNPMGPSVHDRNVVSDLRGSRATAKWQKNLGISAEWLGYSPVMISVFVVIAVLILLLIITTVVYVKHCSSRYRRRQQRRTRCQQAVREMEAHYRNQFSQKSLDQSRPIPSVSSSSAVLDLQQTAKLLECPVCLETSWPPRKIFQCMQGHIICDICKSHPQLTTCPICRQVLNSRYVSRNLALENLAVNLLEQAQEGMLTPSLPRPKRTSSHTTLDIHSVDSDSNQAPGTPSAPSMEDILAGIAVESVSNHGEDLEDQTPLTVVLPPENSR, from the exons ATGAACATGGTCATGAGGAGAAACTTGagcctcctcctcgtccagcTTCTCCTCTCCTTAGTTGGCCTGGTTTTCTCAGCGCCCAACGAAGAGCCCATTGCCTCCATTGCGCCACTCTGTCAAGATGGGGCCGGAAATGCCAATAGAACCCCGTGTGTGTCTTGCATAGAAGTGGGCACAGCCTATGTGGGCTTCAATCTCCTCACGGAGCCTTTGGTGAGTGATTCGGATCGGGATTGTGCCGACAAGTGCGAGAAACAAGAAAAGTGTCAATTCTGGACGCGAGACAAGACTCGGCGAAGGTGTTACCTGAAATGGTCTCGAGGGGACGATATCCGATCCTGGGCGGATCACGTGTCCGGGAAGTGGAACTGCCCAATTGTGATACAACCAAACACCACCATAAGGGTCAAGAAGGATGACGAGTCATTTTGGCATCGAAAAG AAGCATTGGTGCCGAACAAAACGTCACAGATGTCAGCGTCATTGATGGTCCCAGCGCCCAACAACACCTCCAAACCTTTGGTTCATGTCTATCATCGGGGGCGTGGCCGGCCCGTTCTCCAAGGCATCCCGGCTACCTTTGGGAGGCCGGTCAGCACGCATTTTGAAGGCCACGCCCTATTGGTCACTCCAAGCCTTGGTTGCGAGGAAATTGCCCCTCCCTATTCCATCATTCGAATGAGCTATCTCCATTTATTCGCGGTCATCGAACGTGGCGAGTGCAAATTCATTGAGAAGGTCAAGCACGCTCAAGAGGCTGGATATGAAG GAGCCATTATTCTGGATAACCAGGATCACTCTGGGTTCTCGCGCATCACAGGAGATGACGCTTCGATAACCATTCCTGTGATTTTCTTGCTCAAGGATGAGGCGGATCGCTTCCGAAATATGCTCAACATCGAAATCATCATCAACGTTGTCATGGAAG aTTCCAAGTTCTTCTCGCCCGTGGCCAAGATAAAATTGCAGAAAACTGATTCGCTCGACCCCTCCAATGAGGCCATTGAGGTTGATGCCAATCCGGAGATTCGTTTCAACCCCATGGGACCGTCAGTGCATGATCGCAATGTGGTCTCAGACCTCCGGGGGAGTCGAGCCACTGCCAAATGGCAAAAGAACCTGGGGATCTCGGCCGAGTGGTTGGGCTACTCGCCCGTGATGATTTCCGTCTTCGTTGTGATTGCCGTTCTCATCCTATTGTTGATCATAACCACAGTGGTTTATGTCAAGCACTG TAGCTCAAGATACCGACGCCGCCAGCAACGTCGAACGCGTTGTCAACAAGCTGTCCGCGAGATGGAGGCACACTACCGCAACCAATTCAGCCAAAAGTCCTTGGACCAAAGTCGCCCGATTCCCTCGGTGAGCTCATCAAGTGCCGTGTTGGATCTCCAGCAAACCGCAAAACTACTGGAGTGCCCGGTGTGTCTGGAAACGTCGTGGCCCCCGCGCAAGATCTTTCAATGCATGCAAGGGCACATTATCTGTGATATCTGCAAAAGCCACCCCCAACTCACCACGTGTCCAATTTGCCGCCAAGTCCTGAACTCGAGGTATGTCAGCCGCAACCTGGCCCTAGAGAACCTGGCTGTGAATCTCCTGGAGCAGGCCCAAGAGGGCATGCTAACGCCCAGTCTGCCCCGACCGAAACGGACCAGCAGTCACACCACGCTGGATATTCACTCCGTTGACTCGGACTCGAACCAGGCGCCAGGCACGCCATCGGCGCCCTCCATGGAAGACATTTTGGCTGGGATCGCTGTGGAAAGTGTGTCCAATCACGGCGAGGACTTGGAAGACCAAACGCCCCTCACCGTGGTCTTGCCGCCTGAGAATTCTCGTTAG
- the LOC131891860 gene encoding uncharacterized protein LOC131891860, protein MMSENSINEAIQKAAQKIVEAKAIVITAGAGMGVDSGLHIYRTQNDFLDSHPVARELNLSLPDLSNVNLFQTNPHLAWGFYGQRWQMYRKALPHAGYQIALEFCISKRKRKGKGDQYFVFTSNVDGHFLSAGFNPSRVVEAHGTIACMQCLDISKSKEVWAVPSKTKIKVNKQTMLAQDPLPMGPPGSEHPTLARPALRFYNDKDWIDDPFKKKEEEMEAFVSKIKSKMQPFVVLEIGAGDRDPRIRVRSLGESLAKENDLCTLIRINTNSEDVAVPNPEKNIAIQLPALLALVRLEAKLKTSSLLNAN, encoded by the exons ATGATGAGTGAGAATTCAATCAATGAGGCCATCCAGAAGGCTGCGCAAAAGATCGTGGAGGCCAAGGCCATCGTGATCACCGCTGGGGCTGGAATGGGCGTGGACTCCGGGCTTCACATCTACCGGACCCAGAATGACTTTCTGGATTCGCACCCCGTGGCACGGGAACTAAATCTGTCTCTGCCCGACCTTAGTAATGTGAACCTGTTTCAAACCAACCCTCATTTGGCGTGGGGTTTCTATGGACAACGGTGGCAAATGTATCGAAAG GCCCTACCACACGCCGGCTACCAAATTGCTCTTGAATTTTGTATCAGCAAACGCAAGCGCAAAGGCAAGGGCGACCAATATTTCGTCTTCACTAGCAATGTGGATGGGCATTTCCTGTCTGCCGGGTTTAATCCCAGCCGTGTTGTGGAAGCTCATGGAACCATTGCTTGCATGCAATGTCTGGACATCTCAAAGAGCAAAGAG GTGTGGGCGGTTCCCAGTAAAACCAAGATCAAGGTGAATAAGCAGACAATGTTGGCTCAGGATCCCTTACCCATGGGTCCTCCTGGAAGTGAACATCCAACCTTAGCTCGACCCGCCCTGAGGTTCTACAATGACAAGGATTGGATAGATGATCCcttcaagaagaaagaggaggaaatgGAGGCATTCGTgagcaaaatcaaatctaaaATGCAGCCCTTCGTGGTCCTTGAAATCG GAGCCGGTGATCGCGACCCAAGGATCAGAGTGAGGTCCTTGGGGGAGTCCTTGGCCAAGGAAAACGACTTGTGTACATTGATTCGAATTAATACCAACAGTGAAGACGTTGCCGTTCCCAATCCCGAGAAGAACATAGCCATTCAATTACCTGCTTTGTTGGCTTTAGTAAGACTAGAAGCCAAACTCAAGACTTCTAGTTTACTGAACGCAAATTAG